The Cellulomonas fulva genome includes a window with the following:
- a CDS encoding CDP-alcohol phosphatidyltransferase family protein: protein MGATAQVPTVAALRPLVQPPYVRARPAEHWTADVYLRAVSPYLTRRFLLWGASADAVTWLMVGTGVLSGLALLLPGLTGALLAVGLGQLQMLLDCCDGEVARYRGTSSARGVFLDKLGHYGAETSLALALGARAALEDDLAWGMTAGALLALGIVANRAVNDMVHASRAVGGLPPLTAEVAHKPDRRGWGRAWSAARALPVHRVLHSVELTLLALVAALVSAVADVPATAWLVVVAVPVVALVLVGHVAAVLTSTRLR from the coding sequence ATGGGTGCGACGGCGCAGGTGCCGACGGTCGCCGCGCTGCGGCCGCTGGTCCAGCCGCCGTACGTGCGGGCGCGTCCCGCGGAGCACTGGACCGCCGACGTGTACCTCCGGGCCGTCTCGCCCTACCTGACCCGGCGCTTCCTGCTGTGGGGCGCCAGCGCGGACGCGGTGACGTGGCTCATGGTCGGCACGGGCGTGCTCAGCGGGCTCGCGCTGCTGCTGCCCGGGCTCACGGGTGCGCTGCTGGCCGTCGGGCTGGGGCAGCTGCAGATGCTGCTCGACTGCTGCGACGGGGAGGTCGCGCGGTACCGCGGCACCTCGAGCGCGCGCGGCGTGTTCCTCGACAAGCTCGGCCACTACGGTGCGGAGACCTCGCTCGCGCTCGCGCTGGGTGCGCGCGCCGCGCTCGAGGACGACCTGGCCTGGGGGATGACCGCCGGAGCGCTGCTGGCGCTGGGGATCGTCGCGAACCGTGCGGTGAACGACATGGTGCACGCGTCCCGCGCCGTGGGTGGCCTGCCGCCGTTGACCGCCGAGGTGGCGCACAAGCCGGACCGGCGCGGCTGGGGACGCGCGTGGTCCGCCGCCCGGGCGCTGCCCGTGCACCGGGTGCTGCACTCGGTCGAGCTCACGCTGCTCGCGCTCGTCGCGGCGCTCGTCTCGGCGGTCGCCGACGTCCCCGCGACCGCGTGGCTGGTCGTCGTCGCGGTGCCGGTCGTCGCGCTCGTGCTCGTCGGGCACGTCGCCGCCGTGCTGACGTCGACGCGGCTGCGATGA